The following are encoded in a window of Haemorhous mexicanus isolate bHaeMex1 chromosome 7, bHaeMex1.pri, whole genome shotgun sequence genomic DNA:
- the FGFBP3 gene encoding fibroblast growth factor-binding protein 3, whose protein sequence is MRPPLALLALAALGAAAGGAEREAAEEARAGRFSTPEQQRCRWELRSAAGASELRLSCRAAGGGAARSCAYRGEPRRCPAFGARSRHYWRQILSRLRRRRHPCAPGAPLSARLCGPDRAPPEAQLRLLPDPGPATLAPGPEPSEDPAQTYCAERWHSLCSFFVGFWEG, encoded by the coding sequence ATGAGGCCGCCCCTGGCGCTGCTGGCCCTGGCCGCCCTGGGGGCCGCCGCCGGCGGCGCGGAGCGGGAGGCGGCGGAGGAGGCGCGGGCGGGGCGGTTCTCCACGCCGGAGCAGCAGCGGTGCCGCTGGGAGCTGCGCTCGGCGGCGGGGGCCAGCGAGCTGCGGCTGAGCTgccgggcggcgggcggcggggcggcgcggaGCTGCGCCTACCGCGGGGAgccgcggcgctgcccggccTTCGGCGCCCGCAGCCGCCACTACTGGCGGCAGATCCTGTCccggctgcggcggcggcggcacccCTGCGCCCCGGGAGCGCCGCTCAGCGCCCGCCTCTGCGGCCCGGACCGTGCCCCGCCTGAGGCGCAGTTGCGGCTGCTGCCCGACCCCGGCCCGGCCACGCTTGCCCCCGGCCCGGAGCCCTCCGAGGACCCGGCGCAGACCTACTGCGCCGAGCGGTGGCACTCGCTGTGCAGCTTCTTCGTCGGTTTCTGGGAGGGCTGA